A window of Limosilactobacillus reuteri genomic DNA:
CGTTTGTCTTACTGGTTCTGTAACCTACAAGGGCCAAACTGTTTACTATAAAGCAAATGGTAATGATCAATACCAAGTTACAACTGCTAAATAGTTTGGTTACTAAAAAGTGTCCGGTATTTTGTCCAGACACTTTTTAGTAAAAATACTATGAAAGATGTAAAATATACTAATTGTTTGCGCTTTAGTATATAATGAATGAGCGTAATGAATATGTTTATTAAGTGATCATTCAGTATAGAAATATACTTAAAGATTTGGATATTATTGGAGTACTTTTATGCAAAAACTATCTATTAAACAACTAATAATAATCACATTGTGCTTATTAGTGCTGGCGGTTGGCTGCATGACTATTCACCAGCGTCGTCATTTTAATAAGAACGTTAAGATTGATAATGTATCGGTTGGTGGATTGACTGCTAAGCAAGCATTAAAGAAGTTACAAGATAATCCACAATCGCCAAAAATTTATATTAACAATGAGTTAGTATTTACGGATAAGCAATCGGTAGCAAAGTTTAGTAGTGCTGACGAACAAAAAATTAAAAATGCATTACATAGTCAATATACTTTCTTCCCATCATCTAAGGCAAAGAATATTGCGATTAAGCCTCAAAATGTTAATCAAGATGAAGTATCAAAGATTGATCAAGCAGTCAGTCAAAAGGTAACAGAATTAAATAATGGTCGAAAAGCTCCTGCTGATGCTTACGCTGTATACGAAAATGGCCGAGTACAAGTAAAACCAGCAGTTGGTGGTACTCAATACAGTTTAGATGGTTTGCATAATAAAGTTGAGAATGAGATTGCTGGTGGAACTGTTTACTTGAGGCCAGTATACAAAACTCCGCTTTCTGCAAATAGTAAAACTGTTCAGAATGAAAAAGCAAAGCTCGAAGAATTAGCAAAACGATCTGTAACATACCAAGTACAAAACAAAAAGTATCAATTAAATTGCGTTGAGATTATTACCAGAGCAACCTATCAAAATGGAAAATACCACTTTGACACTGGAGCAGCTGATTCAAAGATTGATGAAATTAATAATACCCAAGCAACTCTTGGCAAATCATTTGAATTCAAAACCCATGATGGATCAGTGATCAAAACAACAGATGCTGGCTCATATGGGTGGAAGATCAGTAAGAAACAAGCTGGAAAGACTCTTACGAATGCATTGGTTGCAAATAAGCAAACAGTAAACGCCAAAAATGATATCTATGGTAAGGGATATAATCAGCATGGAACAGGTTATGAGACCACAACCAATAATGGCATCGGTAATACCTATGCCGAAGTTTCGCTAGCCGATCAACATGCATGGTTCTATAAGGATGGTAAATGCGTTCTTAGTACTGACATTGTTAGTGGGACCAATAACAAAGATAATGAAACTCCTAAGGGTGTCTGGTATATCATGTACCAGCAAACACCGTCTGTCCTTCGAGGCCTTAACGATGATGGTTCGAAATATGCAAGTAAGGTCCAATATTGGTCACCATTTACTGATAGTGGATGTGGATTTCATGATGCAAGCTGGCGTCATGACTGGTCGAAACAAGCCTATCTCGCTAAAGGTGGCGGATCGCATGGATGTATCAATATGCATCCAGATGTTGCTGGTCAAGCCTTTCATGACTTACAGAAAAATGAGCCTGTAATTATCTACTAAAGGAGAATTTATTATGCGCCCAAGTGCTGAACGTTCAATAATGATTGCGGTTGGTTGTTTTATATTAACAATTATTATTTCATTCGCCTTGTCTGAGGGATGGATAAAGTAGGGATTTAACGATGGACTTGGAAAAGAAGAAAAATTTGGTAATTATTAATCTATTTTATATTGGATTGATTTTGATTTACTGCATTTTACATGCAGGACCACTGAATTTAATGGTGTTTTTGGGTATGTTAGTGGTTGCAAATTTAATGGGGATGTTAATCAAATAATGGGTTAGAAAATGATTGATTTAACTTTACCACAAGCATTCGTTTCGGACTTTTTAAATGTTTTTGAACTAATTATTATTTATAGGTTAGTGACGGGTTATTTGAGCAAGAAAATTATTTTAGTTGATTTCCTTGCAAGCTTAGTTATTATTTGCGTTCCTTTTCTAGAAGGTTCATTAGAGTTTCCATTAATAATGATATATTTATGGCTATTTGATAGGAAACATGATCGTCCGCAAATTATACATAATAATACTCTTGCTATGTGTACAATAATTGTAATGATTTCACTTATTGATTTAGGTGATCATTATATGTATGAAATTTTTTTGGAAGATAGAAAGAATATTTCGTTATTAGGCTGGATATTACCAATTACAGATCTTATCGTCACTATTATAGTAGGAATATTGGTAATACTTTTTATTGCTCCCAAAGTTCGTGAAGTTAGTATACAAATTTTGAATCCCGTTCCACTTTGGAAATTAGTCGGGGTATTCTTTATTTTATATTTTCTTCTTAATGTCGTTGCAGAAAAAGAAGGAATAGCAAATAATTATGCTCCATTACTTTTGCTAGTATTTTTAACGATTATTTTGATAGGTGGGAGTAGTTTATTTAGCATAATTAGAAGCTCTATTCAGATTTAGAATCAACAGCGGTTAATTGATACCTATAAGTTGCAAATTGCAAGTGCGCATGAAGTAAGTAAGCAATATGACCAAATTCAGCGTGAACGCCATGATACGCGTAACATGCTACTTAGTATTCAAGGATATATTCGTGATCATAAAGATAAGGAAGCGGCAGAATTATTATCAACATTTCTTCAAAATGATATAGCAGAAAAAGCATTATAATGAAATTGATAATGCCCTAGATGAAATC
This region includes:
- a CDS encoding L,D-transpeptidase family protein — translated: MQKLSIKQLIIITLCLLVLAVGCMTIHQRRHFNKNVKIDNVSVGGLTAKQALKKLQDNPQSPKIYINNELVFTDKQSVAKFSSADEQKIKNALHSQYTFFPSSKAKNIAIKPQNVNQDEVSKIDQAVSQKVTELNNGRKAPADAYAVYENGRVQVKPAVGGTQYSLDGLHNKVENEIAGGTVYLRPVYKTPLSANSKTVQNEKAKLEELAKRSVTYQVQNKKYQLNCVEIITRATYQNGKYHFDTGAADSKIDEINNTQATLGKSFEFKTHDGSVIKTTDAGSYGWKISKKQAGKTLTNALVANKQTVNAKNDIYGKGYNQHGTGYETTTNNGIGNTYAEVSLADQHAWFYKDGKCVLSTDIVSGTNNKDNETPKGVWYIMYQQTPSVLRGLNDDGSKYASKVQYWSPFTDSGCGFHDASWRHDWSKQAYLAKGGGSHGCINMHPDVAGQAFHDLQKNEPVIIY